CTTTCCGTGCGCCTGGGGTGTCCGTCATCGCGGAGGTGAAGCGAAGGAGCCCCAGCAAGGGTGCGTTGGCGGACATTCCTGACCCTGCGTCCCTCGCGGCCCAGTATGCGGCCGGTGGTGCGGCTGCGATCAGTGTGCTCACCGAGAGCAGGCGTTTCGGTGGCTCCCTCGCCGATCTGGTCGAGGTGCGTGCCCGGGTCCAAGTGCCCGTTCTGCGCAAGGATTTCATCGTCGATCCCTATCAGCTGTGGGAAGCTCGCGCGCACGGCGCCGATCTTGCGCTTCTCATGGTCGTGTCGCTGGACGACGGTCGGCTCACGGATTTGATGGGGCTGTGCAGGGAGTTGGGTCTCACGCCGCTCGTGGAGGCGCACACGGCCGAGGAGGTGCGGCGTGCTGTCGCCGCAGGAGCTGAGCTCCTCGGTATCAACGCGCGGAACCTGACAACGCTGGATGTGGATCGCACCGTGTTCGGCGACCTCGTGTCGGGCGTCCCGGAAGGTACGGTCAGGGTCGCGGAATCGGGAGTGGCGGGCCCGAAGGACGTCGCGGAGTACCGCGGCTGGGGAGCTGACGTGGTCCTGGTCGGCGAGGCACTGGTCCGCTCGGGGGACCCGCGCGGCGCCGTGCGTGAGTTCATCGGGGCTGCGGGGGCGTAACGGCGCAGGGCTCGGCCAGGGGCGCGCCTGGCGATGCCGGGCCGAGCCGCTGGTCGAAACGATGCGGCTCCGGCTGCGGTGGTGACCGGCGCGTACGGCCCCACACCCCACCCCACCCCACACCACCCCACACCACCCCGCACCTCACCACACCCCTCACCCGAGGAGCCCCTTCATGGCCGCTGTCTTCCATGTCCTGACCACCGGCTACGCCGAGACGCGGGTGGCCGGCACCGTCACCCTGCTCCTCGACGGCGAGACGGTCGCGATCGTCGATCCCGGGATGGTCGCGGACCGCCGGCTCATCCTGGGCCCGCTCGCGCACCACGGGCTGAACCCCGAAGACGTCACCGACGTGGTCTTCAGCCACCACCACCCGGACCACACGCTGAACGCGGCCCTGTTCCCCGAAGCCCGCTTCCACGACCACATGGCGATCTACCAGAACGACAGCTGGGAGGACCGCGATGCCGACGGATACCAGCTGTCGCCGTCGATCACGCTCATGACGACCCCCGGCCACACCGCGGAGGACGTCAGCACCCTGGTCACGGCCGCCGAGGGCCTGGTGGTCCTGACCCATCTGTGGTGGACCGCCGAGGGGCCCGCCGAGGATCCCTTCGCGCCCGATCGCGAGCAACTGCGCGCGGCCAGGGAGAAGGTCCTGGCCCTCGGCCCGGCGCTGATCGTGCCGGGACACGGGGCACCCTTCGAGCCGACGGCGTCGACGCCTGTCTAGCCTGCCTCATCCGGTGAACACGCTTCCCTTCAGAACCCCGTTGACCGGTACGCTGAGTGATTGAATTCTTAACCACAAGCGATCACGCGGCAGTTGGGACGCCCATGGAAAGCTCACGTGTCTGGCGGCGTCCCACACTCGGCGCCGTGGCCGCACGGGCGGGGGTGTCCACGGCCACGGTGTCGAATGCGCTCAACGGCACCGGACGGCTGTCCGAGGCCACCAGGCAGCGCGTGCTGGCCGCGGCACGCGAACTCGGTTACGCCCCGGCCAGTACAGCCCGTGCTCTGGCCTGCGGGGGCACCGGAGTGCTCGGACTGACCATGACGACGTACGGCGACCTTCCCGTCCCGTACACCGTGATCCCGTACTACGCGGACCTGACGCTGGGCGCCATGGCGGCGGCGCACGAGCGTGGCTATCTGCTCCTGGCGATGCCGAGTTCCATGGCACCGTGGATGTGGCTCAACACGCCGATGGACGGCGTCATCCACGGCGGACCGCGCGCCGACGACCCGGTGCGTGCCATCCTGCGGGAGCGTGGCATACCGATGATCAGCGAAGGCAGGCCGCCCGAGCCGCGTCGGTGCGACGCCTGGGTGGACGCGGACCACGAAGCGGGCCTGCGCCTGCTGCTCGACCATCTCGCGCAGTCCGGCGCCCGGCGGATCGGGCTCTCCCTGCCCCTGCACGACGACGCGTACCCGCACCTGATCGCGCACGCCTACCGGTCCTGGTGCGACGAACACCGCGTGCCCGCCCTCGTGGAGGAGTACGCCTCACTGCCTGACTACTTCACGGCCGAACAGGAGGCGGTCAGCCGGCTGCTCCGCCACGAACCGAGACCGGACGCCGTCATCGGCGTCTATTCCGACTCCGGTCACAACATCCTCGCCGCCGCTCGCCACCAGGGCCTTCGGGTGCCGGGGGACCTGCTGGTGGCGTGCGTCAGCGAGGATCCGGACTACGCGACGACCACCCCGCCCGTCACCACCGTCAGCCTCCGCCCGGACAGGGTGGGCGCCGAAGCGGTAGACCTGCTGATCGCTGTCATCAACTCCCGCAGCGGCGTGGACCGGCGTCGGCTCGTGCAACCGGTGCTGCTCCCTCGCCGGTCCACACGGCGCGCGGTGCGAGGGAGCAACGGCGCACCGTGACCGCACGGCCCTAGGGGGTGTCCGCAAAGTACCGCCTGCCCTGCGACGCCCGGCAGAACGCCGTGGCGGGAAACAACCAGGCCGACCGGCAGAGCGACGTACGCGCCCGCTCTCCGAGACCGGCCGCCCGCGAGCGTGGCGCGGCCGGTTGAGGGGGGTGTGCGGTGGCGGGATGCTGGAGGCAGCGCCCGTGACGGGCGACGCAGCGCCGTGCCGAGCGGCCGCAGGAACGGGGTCGGAGTGCCCCATGGACGACGAACCCGACACAATCGCAGGAGCAAGGGGCGCGGGAGATCCGAGGACTTCGCCGTCGTGATCGACGCCCGCGGGGCCGTCATGGCGTGGGGCGCCGGAGCGGGGCGACTGCTCGGGTACCGGTCCGAGGAAGTGATCGGTCGGCCGGCCGCCTACCTGCTCGCCGCGAAGCTGCCCATCGCGTTGCGGCGCCACCTGGCCGCCAGGGAGCCGTGGACGAGCGATGTGGTGCTGCGGAAACGGGACGGAGACCGTGTCAAGGTGCAGCTGCGGGGCACGCCGCTGACGGACGCGGACGGCGGGACCCCATGGTCGTCACCCCGGCGGCGATGACCTACCCCGTCGCGCCGACCCATGCGGGGACGGCGGAGCTGTGGGACCTCACGCGCGTTCCTGTCCGTCGACGGTCGTCGCCCAATCCCCCTTCTCCACCGCTCCTTTCGCACGCCCTGGGAACGCCCGTGTTCGCCCCCCGCACCACCGAGCGCTGCGCCGCCCGGCCGTCGGCCTGGAGGAAACCTGCGACGAGGTCCTGCGCAAAGTACGGCCCGACCCGCCTGCCGACGACATCGTCCTGCTGCTGGCCCGCACCTCCGGTTTCGGTGCGCCCCAGGTGCGCACCTGGCGGCTGCCCATGGATCCCGCGGCCGTCGCCGGGGCCCGCCGGATGGCGAGCGGACAGCTGGCCGGCTGGGGCCTGGCCGAGCTGGAGTTCCCTACCGAGCTGATCGTCAGCGAGCTGGTCACCAACGCCATCCGGTACGGCAACGCCCCCATCGAGCTGCGGCTCATCCGCGCCGACGTGCTCGTCTGCGAAGTCTCCGACGGCAGCAGTGTTTTCGACGAGACGCGGACTGCTGCGAACCTCTGCCTCAGTGAGCGTCCCAGCTCCGTGTACCACTCGCCCTTTGGCCAGACACATGGGATGTATTAGCAGGTGAAGGCGGGGCTGCTGTCCATAGGCAGGACGTAAATCCATAAAATTGCAGGGAGTTGAGGGTCACCTCAGGATCGCCGGGTGCTTGTCATGGGATGTATTTACCCTGGGTAGCTATTGACCAGGGCATGTCGCATCCCTACTGTCCTGCGACGGAACCGAACAGATTCCAACAATCGGAAGCCTGTCCTACGGGCAGCCGCACCCGGCGAAGGAGAGACAGATGAAGGGCATGCTCAGGGCATGCAAGGTCCCGTGGTCGGGCCGCGGGAGGCGTACGGGCGTGCTGACCGCGGTGACCGCCTTACTGGCGGCGCTTCTGACGGGGTTGGGCACCGCCGGGACGGCGCAGGCGGCCACTGTGGATCCGAACGGCTGGTATGTGCTGGTCAACCGGGGCAGCGGGAAGGCGCTCGATGTGTCGGGAGGGAGTACGGCCGACGGGGCGGCCGTCCAGCAGTGGGCGCGTCATGACGGGGCCAATCAGCGCTTCCAGTTCGTGGACTCGGGCGGTGGCTACTACCGGCTGAAGGCGCAGCACTCGGGCAAGGTGCTGGACGTCCTCAATTACTCCACCGCCGACCATGCGGACATCGTGCAGTGGGGCGATGCGGGCAGCGTCAACCAGCAGTTCCGGCTGGCCGATTCCTCGGACGGGTACGTGCGTCTGATCAACCGCAACAGCGGCAAGGCCGTCGAGGTCCAGAACGCCTCCACCGCCGACGGAGGCAAGGTCGTGCAGTTCACCGACTGGGGCGGGGCCAACCAGCAGTGGCAGCTGGTCCGCGTCGACAGCGCCAGCGGCGCGCTGCCGTCGACGTTCCGGTGGTCCTCCAGCGGCGTCCTGGCCGGTCCGAAGCCGGACGCCCAGCACCCGGACGTGGCGGCGATCAAGGACTTCTCCATCGTCCGGTACAACAACCAGTGGCTGACTTACGCGACCACCGCCAGCCCCTCCGGCTGGGGTCTGGTGCAGTTCAACTTCAACGACTGGTCCCAGGCAGCCTCCGCACCGCACACCTACCTCGACACCTCGCCCATGGGTGGCGGCTACCGGGCCGCGCCCCAGGTGTTCTACTTCGCGCCGCAGAACCTGTGGTACATGGTCTACCAGACAGGTCCGCCCACCTATTCCACCAGCACCAACCCCGCCGACCCGCGCTCATGGTCCGCGCCGCGCCTCTTCATGTCCGAGGAGCCGCAGATCGTCAAGGACAATAAGGGCAAGGGCACTTGGATCGACTTCTGGGTCATCTGCGACACCACCGACTGTCACCTGTTCTTCAGTGACGACAACGGCCACATCTACCGCGCCCAGACCGGCCTGACGAACTTCCCGAACGGTTTCGGGAACACGCAGATGGTGATGTCGGACACCCAGAACAACCTGTTCGAGGCGACCAACGTGTACAAGGTCGCCGGCAGCAACCAGTACCTGCTGCTCCAGGAGGCCATCAGCAACACCTCCGGCCGGCGCTACTTCCGCTCTTTCACCTCGACCAGCCTCTCCGGCAGCTGGACCCCCCTGGCCGCTACGGAGAACGAACCCTTCGCCAGCCGCAACAACGTCACCTTCCCGGGCGGCGTCTGGACCGAGGACATCAGTCACGGCGAGATGGTCCGCGCTGGCAACGACCAGACCCTGACCATCAATCCATGCCGATCGCAGTACGTCTACCAGGGCGTGGACCCCAGAGCCGACGGGGCGGACTACATACGCCTGCCCTGGCGGATGGGCCTGCTCACCCAGACCAACTCCCCCTGCTGACACCCGAACCCTCATCGAGCGTCCACGCGCCCCGCCGGGCAACTCACCCGGCGGGGTGCGTGTTGCTCGCCCGGCGCCACGGCTGTCGCTCGCACCCGCCGCCCCCGGCCGGCACGGGGCGGTCTCGGCGAGTTTCCCGCCGGTCGCGGGCGCCCTCAGGCCATGGCCAGGACGACGCTGGCGAACGCCTCCTCGGCCAGGAAGACCGCGGCCGCCGGATCGAGGGGGATCGGGCAGTTCGGCCCGCAGCACGTAGCCGGTTTCCTCCTGCGCCGCCGACCAGACGACCATCGCCCCGGACAGGTTGTGGAAGCGCACGCGCGTCTCGATGGCCTCCCGCGGCGTCTCGGCGGCCATCTGGGCGAACCCCAGCAGGCCCCAGGACGTCAGGTGCTGCGCGGCGCCCACCCGCAGACCCAGGTGAGCGTCACCGGTGAGCTCCAGCGCACGCCGGATGACGGCACTGCCCTGGCGGTAGGAGACCCGCAGCGCCGCCGAGCGCGTCATCACCTCGTCCAGCCCGACCCGGCTCAACTCGGGCCGGAGGCCGACTCCGTACCCGTCGGTGACCGGGGTGAGGCAGCGCAGGATGTTCGGCGGGATGGTCGCCGAGGTGCTGCGGCTGGTTCCCCGGCGGCTGCGCCGGGGCGGGGCTGTCGGGCATGGCGTTCCTCGTGGCCGGGCGTTGCTCGCTGCGGACACAGCAGAAGAGCCGGCGGCGCGGTCGGCTCGGCCCTGTCCGTACGATCGATCAGATCTTAGAATTGACAAAGTCTAATCTGGGGGCCTACTTTTCAGTCTCCTTAAGTCGGTGTGCGCGGCCTGGGTGGGTTTGTTCAGGTTGGTTGGCCGCCATGCCTGGCCCCTACTGAAATCGGAGTTGGACATGAGGTGCTACGACTGCCTCCAGGAGGCGCGCAGC
The genomic region above belongs to Streptomyces coeruleorubidus and contains:
- the trpC gene encoding indole-3-glycerol phosphate synthase TrpC → MSVLDGILAGVREDLEERKRATPLAELRSRAADAAPALDPLPAFRAPGVSVIAEVKRRSPSKGALADIPDPASLAAQYAAGGAAAISVLTESRRFGGSLADLVEVRARVQVPVLRKDFIVDPYQLWEARAHGADLALLMVVSLDDGRLTDLMGLCRELGLTPLVEAHTAEEVRRAVAAGAELLGINARNLTTLDVDRTVFGDLVSGVPEGTVRVAESGVAGPKDVAEYRGWGADVVLVGEALVRSGDPRGAVREFIGAAGA
- a CDS encoding MBL fold metallo-hydrolase, with protein sequence MAAVFHVLTTGYAETRVAGTVTLLLDGETVAIVDPGMVADRRLILGPLAHHGLNPEDVTDVVFSHHHPDHTLNAALFPEARFHDHMAIYQNDSWEDRDADGYQLSPSITLMTTPGHTAEDVSTLVTAAEGLVVLTHLWWTAEGPAEDPFAPDREQLRAAREKVLALGPALIVPGHGAPFEPTASTPV
- a CDS encoding LacI family DNA-binding transcriptional regulator, whose protein sequence is MAARAGVSTATVSNALNGTGRLSEATRQRVLAAARELGYAPASTARALACGGTGVLGLTMTTYGDLPVPYTVIPYYADLTLGAMAAAHERGYLLLAMPSSMAPWMWLNTPMDGVIHGGPRADDPVRAILRERGIPMISEGRPPEPRRCDAWVDADHEAGLRLLLDHLAQSGARRIGLSLPLHDDAYPHLIAHAYRSWCDEHRVPALVEEYASLPDYFTAEQEAVSRLLRHEPRPDAVIGVYSDSGHNILAAARHQGLRVPGDLLVACVSEDPDYATTTPPVTTVSLRPDRVGAEAVDLLIAVINSRSGVDRRRLVQPVLLPRRSTRRAVRGSNGAP
- a CDS encoding PAS domain-containing protein, coding for MPHGRRTRHNRRSKGRGRSEDFAVVIDARGAVMAWGAGAGRLLGYRSEEVIGRPAAYLLAAKLPIALRRHLAAREPWTSDVVLRKRDGDRVKVQLRGTPLTDADGGTPWSSPRRR
- a CDS encoding ATP-binding protein, which translates into the protein MGPHARSCPSTVVAQSPFSTAPFARPGNARVRPPHHRALRRPAVGLEETCDEVLRKVRPDPPADDIVLLLARTSGFGAPQVRTWRLPMDPAAVAGARRMASGQLAGWGLAELEFPTELIVSELVTNAIRYGNAPIELRLIRADVLVCEVSDGSSVFDETRTAANLCLSERPSSVYHSPFGQTHGMY
- a CDS encoding non-reducing end alpha-L-arabinofuranosidase family hydrolase, which produces MLRACKVPWSGRGRRTGVLTAVTALLAALLTGLGTAGTAQAATVDPNGWYVLVNRGSGKALDVSGGSTADGAAVQQWARHDGANQRFQFVDSGGGYYRLKAQHSGKVLDVLNYSTADHADIVQWGDAGSVNQQFRLADSSDGYVRLINRNSGKAVEVQNASTADGGKVVQFTDWGGANQQWQLVRVDSASGALPSTFRWSSSGVLAGPKPDAQHPDVAAIKDFSIVRYNNQWLTYATTASPSGWGLVQFNFNDWSQAASAPHTYLDTSPMGGGYRAAPQVFYFAPQNLWYMVYQTGPPTYSTSTNPADPRSWSAPRLFMSEEPQIVKDNKGKGTWIDFWVICDTTDCHLFFSDDNGHIYRAQTGLTNFPNGFGNTQMVMSDTQNNLFEATNVYKVAGSNQYLLLQEAISNTSGRRYFRSFTSTSLSGSWTPLAATENEPFASRNNVTFPGGVWTEDISHGEMVRAGNDQTLTINPCRSQYVYQGVDPRADGADYIRLPWRMGLLTQTNSPC